A DNA window from Halostella salina contains the following coding sequences:
- a CDS encoding 30S ribosomal protein S3ae — translation MSERSVSKQKQEKRWYTVHAPEQFDREELGDTPADEPEKVQGRTIETTLGDLTSDAGENNTKLTFKITDVGSDAAYTEFIKHELTRDYLRSLVRRGASKIEANITVLTTDDYRVQVQPVAFTTKKADASQEKAIRRTMIDLVNEAADERSFEQLVDSIVEGRLSSAIYGEAKTIYPLRRVEVQKTTLEARPEEVAAEEETAVDVEEDEVEV, via the coding sequence ATGAGCGAACGATCAGTCTCCAAGCAGAAACAGGAGAAGCGGTGGTACACCGTCCACGCCCCGGAGCAGTTCGACCGGGAGGAGCTCGGTGACACCCCCGCAGACGAACCGGAGAAAGTACAGGGCAGAACCATCGAGACGACGCTCGGCGACCTCACGTCGGACGCCGGCGAGAACAACACGAAGCTGACGTTCAAGATCACGGACGTCGGCAGCGACGCGGCCTACACCGAGTTCATCAAGCACGAACTCACGCGGGACTACCTGCGCAGCCTCGTGCGCCGCGGTGCCTCGAAGATCGAGGCCAACATCACGGTGCTGACGACCGACGACTACCGCGTCCAGGTCCAGCCCGTCGCGTTCACGACGAAGAAGGCCGACGCGAGCCAGGAGAAGGCGATCCGCCGGACGATGATCGACCTCGTCAACGAGGCCGCCGACGAGCGCTCGTTCGAGCAGCTCGTCGACAGCATCGTCGAGGGCCGCCTCTCCAGCGCCATCTACGGCGAGGCGAAGACGATCTACCCGCTTCGCCGCGTCGAGGTGCAGAAGACGACGCTGGAGGCCCGTCCCGAGGAAGTCGCCGCCGAGGAGGAGACGGCTGTCGACGTGGAAGAGGACGAAGTCGAAGTCTAA
- a CDS encoding DUF7288 family protein: MFGDNRGQAFTLEGFIGSMLILTAVLFALQSIIITPTTSGTVDRDVQAGIEREAEDILAQEANNGTLKHQVLNMSDGVYGDSAATGYAPGDPPGGFGETLNATFVQRGRVYNVIVEFRDVDDADTNAGVDGRTRSMVYRGVPADSSVVATRTVTIYDDDIVPGTGDTVEESDDFPVGDTAPDSPVYTVAEVRIVVWG; this comes from the coding sequence ATGTTCGGAGACAACCGCGGACAGGCGTTCACGCTGGAGGGCTTTATCGGCTCGATGCTGATCCTGACCGCCGTGCTGTTCGCGCTCCAGTCGATCATCATTACCCCCACGACCTCCGGCACGGTCGACCGGGACGTGCAGGCGGGGATCGAACGCGAGGCCGAGGACATCCTCGCCCAAGAAGCGAACAACGGCACGCTGAAGCACCAGGTGTTGAACATGTCCGACGGCGTGTACGGCGATTCGGCGGCGACCGGGTACGCACCCGGCGACCCGCCCGGCGGGTTCGGTGAAACCTTGAACGCGACGTTCGTTCAACGGGGGCGCGTGTACAACGTGATCGTCGAGTTCCGCGACGTTGATGACGCGGATACTAACGCGGGCGTGGACGGCAGAACCCGTTCGATGGTGTACCGTGGCGTCCCGGCCGACAGCTCCGTCGTAGCGACGAGGACGGTGACGATATACGACGACGATATCGTCCCGGGGACCGGGGATACAGTGGAGGAATCCGACGATTTCCCCGTCGGGGACACTGCCCCTGACAGTCCGGTGTACACCGTAGCGGAGGTGCGAATCGTCGTATGGGGCTGA
- a CDS encoding type II secretion system F family protein, with product MSLDTRSSGDGGFGASDDPLGDAFYPLYSMLFDENSDFVAGVETKLAQARMTDPVEMYLSRALGIGALAGGFLWLIGTLLGYILFVMGVVEVGLILGAQIPNETLLAIVQALKIPSLVVVTGLVFGTIGFGMGFGAFVAVPYSRASARKREINMLLPDAVSFMYALSVGGLNQLEILEAMAEAEDTYGEVAYEFKNIVQETEYFDTDYRTALRTQAMETPSDELSQFLTDMLSIVSSGGDMQSFLDEKKDKHMRTAKQQQEMTLETLELFGEMYMTLSLFPLLLIIILVIMGIMGQARDTMLYATVYGLIPVTGVGFLVMVSTVKQDEVGDGYLEPAGSSDRLKNARDGGLLDLGLVEAFTGEHSVFDRIKNKEGTYETKQVLARPHIFFRDNPLYTLALTVPAALVVLVTAIASGAAPTSIDGMIDQPVWGTFIYVYMPTYLVLTPLTIFREWNIRSRGAITSDISDNLRKLSSANDTGLTLLESFQTVANTTSGKLAHEFEQIHAKVNYGMSLKAALVEFNNKYHLPRLARTVKLISKSQEASSQITDVLSTAAQASENQDDIERERKSRTRMQMVIIIMTYLTLLAVMAILKTQFLDVMAGLGGSSGGSGAAAGAGGGAAGSASLSEGVNTDQLSLLFFHAVTLQAILSGMISGYMREAELMGGLKFVIILQTIALAVWTVVG from the coding sequence ATGAGTCTGGACACGCGTTCGAGCGGCGACGGCGGGTTCGGAGCCAGCGACGACCCGCTTGGGGACGCGTTCTATCCGCTGTACAGCATGCTGTTCGACGAGAACAGTGACTTCGTCGCCGGGGTAGAGACGAAACTCGCACAGGCGCGAATGACCGACCCCGTGGAGATGTACCTCTCCCGGGCGCTCGGGATCGGAGCGCTGGCGGGTGGGTTCCTCTGGCTCATCGGAACGCTGCTCGGGTACATCCTGTTCGTGATGGGCGTCGTCGAGGTGGGGCTGATCCTCGGCGCACAGATCCCCAACGAGACGCTGCTGGCGATCGTGCAGGCGCTGAAGATCCCGTCGCTCGTCGTGGTTACCGGGCTCGTGTTCGGGACTATCGGCTTCGGCATGGGCTTCGGTGCGTTCGTCGCGGTTCCGTACTCCCGGGCGTCGGCCCGCAAGCGCGAGATCAACATGCTCCTGCCCGACGCCGTCTCCTTCATGTACGCGCTGTCGGTCGGCGGGCTGAACCAGCTTGAGATCCTGGAGGCGATGGCCGAGGCCGAGGACACGTACGGCGAGGTCGCCTACGAGTTCAAGAACATCGTCCAGGAGACGGAGTACTTCGACACCGACTACCGGACCGCCCTCCGGACGCAGGCGATGGAGACGCCCAGCGACGAACTGAGCCAGTTCCTCACGGACATGCTCTCTATCGTCAGCAGCGGCGGCGACATGCAGTCGTTCCTTGACGAGAAGAAGGACAAGCACATGCGGACCGCCAAGCAGCAACAGGAGATGACCCTGGAGACTCTGGAGCTGTTCGGCGAGATGTACATGACGCTGTCGCTGTTCCCGCTCCTGCTCATCATCATCCTCGTCATCATGGGGATCATGGGGCAGGCCCGTGACACCATGCTGTACGCGACCGTGTACGGCCTGATCCCGGTTACCGGGGTCGGCTTCCTGGTGATGGTGTCGACGGTCAAGCAGGACGAAGTCGGCGACGGCTACCTCGAACCGGCGGGCAGCAGCGACCGCCTGAAGAACGCCCGCGACGGCGGCCTGCTCGACCTAGGGCTGGTCGAGGCGTTCACCGGCGAACACAGCGTCTTCGACCGCATCAAGAACAAGGAGGGGACCTACGAGACGAAGCAGGTGCTGGCACGGCCACACATCTTCTTCCGGGACAACCCGCTGTACACCCTGGCGCTGACGGTCCCGGCTGCTCTCGTGGTCCTCGTGACCGCGATCGCGTCGGGGGCGGCCCCGACGTCGATCGACGGGATGATCGACCAGCCCGTCTGGGGGACGTTCATCTACGTGTACATGCCGACGTACCTCGTGCTCACGCCGCTGACCATCTTCCGGGAGTGGAACATCCGGTCGCGGGGTGCGATCACCTCCGACATCTCCGACAACCTGCGGAAGCTGTCGAGCGCGAACGACACCGGGCTAACGCTGCTGGAGTCGTTCCAGACGGTGGCGAACACCACCTCGGGGAAGCTCGCCCACGAGTTCGAGCAGATCCACGCCAAGGTGAACTACGGGATGAGCCTCAAGGCGGCGCTGGTCGAGTTCAACAACAAGTACCACCTGCCGCGGCTCGCCCGGACCGTCAAGCTCATCAGCAAGTCACAGGAGGCGTCCAGCCAGATCACGGACGTGCTGTCGACCGCGGCTCAGGCCAGCGAGAACCAGGACGACATCGAGCGCGAGCGCAAGTCCCGCACCAGGATGCAGATGGTCATCATCATCATGACGTACCTGACGCTGCTCGCCGTGATGGCGATCCTCAAGACCCAGTTCCTCGACGTGATGGCGGGACTGGGCGGCAGTTCTGGCGGGAGTGGGGCGGCCGCCGGCGCCGGAGGCGGAGCGGCCGGCTCCGCGAGCCTCAGCGAGGGCGTCAACACCGACCAGCTGTCGCTGCTGTTCTTCCACGCGGTGACCCTGCAGGCGATCCTCTCGGGCATGATCAGCGGCTACATGCGCGAAGCGGAGCTGATGGGCGGGCTGAAGTTCGTCATCATCCTCCAGACTATCGCCCTCGCTGTGTGGACGGTGGTCGGATGA
- a CDS encoding DUF7261 family protein, whose protein sequence is MNDRTPGDRAQLVLVGSIAIAFIVLGLVVVFNTVLFTESIATRGPVSEVEDADEFQRQVTDEVPELIRAVENGTDGNTEFVGDVDENVSTTYSRLLAETYAETGPTYVDVEFDEGESRFGTHVVQDSGAEYSSKEGSDWTAVDSYDVQNFTMEVSMSEVSTAGTDFALVLSDGGSPTRVEMWKDGSGELVVNQTDDGMDPTCSVSGGGTIRMNVSTGTVDGTPCFDGLDTLSAPYEIDFENGDQAGGDYSFSVPKRMSSSDLDPYHGRDGSSSPYAVYYVHEANLDLTYESGGVSYESNQTVTVREGAP, encoded by the coding sequence ATGAACGACCGAACGCCGGGCGACAGGGCACAGCTGGTGCTCGTCGGCAGCATCGCCATCGCGTTCATCGTCCTCGGTCTCGTGGTGGTGTTCAACACCGTCCTGTTCACCGAAAGCATCGCGACCCGAGGGCCCGTCTCGGAGGTCGAGGATGCTGACGAGTTCCAGCGACAGGTGACCGACGAGGTGCCCGAACTGATCCGTGCCGTCGAGAACGGTACCGACGGCAACACCGAGTTCGTCGGCGACGTCGACGAGAACGTATCGACGACGTACAGCAGGTTGCTTGCCGAAACGTATGCGGAGACCGGCCCGACGTACGTCGACGTGGAGTTCGACGAGGGCGAGAGTAGGTTCGGGACGCACGTAGTGCAGGATAGCGGGGCTGAATACAGCAGCAAAGAGGGTTCTGACTGGACAGCGGTCGACAGCTACGATGTGCAGAACTTCACGATGGAAGTCTCGATGTCGGAGGTTAGTACGGCCGGAACGGACTTTGCTCTGGTACTGTCCGACGGTGGGAGTCCAACCCGAGTGGAGATGTGGAAAGACGGATCCGGAGAGCTCGTGGTCAATCAGACTGACGATGGGATGGATCCAACCTGTTCCGTCTCCGGTGGAGGTACCATAAGAATGAATGTTTCCACGGGGACCGTTGACGGAACCCCCTGCTTTGACGGGCTAGACACACTCTCAGCGCCGTACGAAATTGATTTCGAAAACGGCGACCAAGCGGGTGGAGACTATAGTTTCAGTGTCCCAAAGCGCATGTCTTCGTCTGACCTTGATCCGTATCACGGCCGCGACGGGAGTTCGTCGCCCTACGCTGTCTACTACGTCCATGAGGCCAACCTCGACCTGACCTACGAGAGCGGCGGGGTCAGCTACGAGAGCAACCAGACGGTCACGGTCAGGGAGGGCGCACCATGA
- a CDS encoding DUF7266 family protein, with amino-acid sequence MRGIRGDDRAVSVAVTHVLAIGIVTILLTGLLITAGNVLDNQKQGAARDELDTVGNRIGAEISALDRTATDGADERIRLDTTYPDRVSGATYTIALRADDDCSGPLIDDSETDACLVLSTSVLDNDQVVPVHIDHASIEPGSASGGDVRIVYDSTDGSPTITIEDQP; translated from the coding sequence ATGAGGGGGATCCGCGGCGACGACCGTGCAGTCTCGGTCGCAGTCACGCACGTGCTCGCCATCGGTATCGTGACGATTCTGCTGACAGGACTGCTCATTACGGCGGGGAACGTCCTCGACAACCAGAAACAGGGCGCTGCGAGAGACGAACTGGACACGGTCGGGAACCGGATCGGCGCGGAGATCTCGGCGTTGGACCGGACCGCGACCGACGGTGCGGACGAGCGGATCAGACTGGACACGACGTATCCCGATAGGGTGAGCGGAGCGACGTACACGATCGCCTTGCGAGCCGACGACGACTGTAGCGGGCCGCTGATCGACGACTCGGAGACCGATGCCTGCCTCGTACTGTCGACGTCGGTGCTCGACAACGACCAGGTCGTTCCGGTCCACATCGATCACGCGTCCATCGAGCCCGGTTCTGCGAGTGGCGGCGACGTTCGGATCGTGTATGACTCCACGGATGGCAGCCCCACGATAACTATCGAGGACCAGCCATGA
- a CDS encoding KEOPS complex subunit Pcc1: MRRATIRTEFDRPALVAAAVRPDNTSEMTTRVEGDAVVTHIERETTGGLRSSVDDYVVNVDVARQVAQAADQFTNTQP; encoded by the coding sequence ATGAGACGCGCGACGATTCGCACGGAGTTCGATCGGCCCGCCCTCGTCGCCGCGGCGGTCAGGCCCGACAACACGTCGGAGATGACCACGCGGGTCGAGGGCGACGCCGTCGTCACGCACATCGAGCGCGAGACGACCGGCGGGCTTCGGTCCTCCGTCGACGACTACGTCGTCAACGTCGACGTCGCCCGGCAGGTCGCACAGGCAGCCGACCAGTTCACCAACACACAACCATGA
- a CDS encoding ATPase, T2SS/T4P/T4SS family produces the protein MAIDDADKSDPRQLEGEVDESAADQGDGGDDSTPQPEGERPDERPPGEEQPPEDAADDGQRVAVGEYTWADFMEEHGHGDEVSRVYPTNATSDSGGSFGLDSTEDEQVGPPTGDDWDGVEFDPEEYLGFHPDDLAERITEEAAPPAKRLWEDFKDDIWSTPVVKDEYWWEHYKWEFYYEEDGDLPRDADGTVIEFDREEALGHDPDEIEGLLSQGQDFADELHDLVDERTVNVRLDPEAEDDFFSTQEGHTTVANRYDLEKEVPLKKKSHFREEDRYWVNKPYSFVILFHSEKENEKKYYAIEPNLNEIEEELQEFLTGKLRTAIKYADEEVTVEGGEEGRKAVIEKETRRLLERYDLFDEPDSGSQGSFVDQIRALVGTDDTDDRVETEGGLDGISVRPEPAILADDPDQLNEYQVEKLLYLLKRDFIGYERIDPIKHDINVEDISCNGYHSPVFVYHTDYEQIISNIYHGEEELDDFVVKLAQRSGKGISKRRPQVDATLPDGSRSQLTLGREVSDHGTNYTIRQFKDVPFTPVDLINWNTFSLDEMAFLWLCIENHKSLIFAGGTASGKTTSLNAISLFIPSNTKIVSIEDTREVELPQRNWIASVTRPSFSDDSQGDVDEFDLLEAALRQRPDYIVMGEIRGEEGRTLFQVMSTGHTTYTTFHADSVGEVLKRFTTDPINVSKTMFTALDLVSIQTQTRVQGNKVRRNKSLTEINHYDAENDEINVQDVYQWQAETDEFLKMGDSNTLDEIQFDRGWSRDKLEDELFKRRVILAYLIKNGLNEYTKVAATVQAFINDPETILTLIANDQLEESLEDLREMESVLIDVDPEKEALVPRPDAGDEIYNEATDILERAEGRIFEEFRGEVPSGLGSALSGVSGEEEPTITADSADADDFEFGGDLGEGDADFGLGDEDDFTFGTSGDDEAVEDEGPDWLSDDGFGDEDSEAADASADADEERTDATTDVAPDEDRPAIEGDESAADGTESDDETPALAAAGEDAGPSPDDADETASSPDAAPDDAALSETDDAPADANTTDGAEAQSDAAAGDGATFTDPTDDDAEVDASPAPADGTVADDEPVDDDDAVFSAGPNEDGPSAADGPPGTEDGEPPVPDDAEDAVPEEGEAVDPDDGEAGGEVDDDVSADADTAATDGAAPGPDADGTPSDTPDDAGQSPFDADDDDSDDGPVFGGDGDTDDGHAFGDDEGGSVFGESDDDSVFGDSGTEGDDSDDGAVFGGDEEDDTDDSIFGDDGDGESIFGDDGDDDGSIFKEDEESIFGESDGESIFSPDDEEDDESIFGDGDEQ, from the coding sequence ATGGCTATCGACGACGCCGACAAGTCGGATCCGAGACAGCTCGAAGGGGAGGTGGACGAGTCGGCAGCCGATCAGGGGGACGGTGGGGACGACTCGACGCCACAGCCGGAGGGGGAACGTCCGGATGAGCGACCCCCGGGAGAGGAACAGCCGCCGGAGGACGCCGCCGACGACGGCCAGCGCGTCGCGGTCGGGGAGTACACGTGGGCCGACTTCATGGAGGAGCACGGGCACGGCGACGAGGTGAGCCGTGTCTACCCGACGAACGCGACGAGCGACTCGGGGGGGTCGTTCGGGCTCGACAGCACGGAGGACGAGCAGGTCGGTCCGCCGACCGGCGACGACTGGGACGGGGTCGAGTTCGACCCTGAGGAGTACCTCGGCTTTCATCCCGACGACCTCGCGGAGCGGATCACCGAGGAGGCCGCCCCGCCGGCCAAACGACTCTGGGAGGATTTCAAGGACGACATCTGGTCGACGCCGGTCGTCAAGGACGAGTACTGGTGGGAACACTACAAGTGGGAGTTCTACTACGAGGAGGACGGCGACCTCCCGCGGGACGCCGACGGCACCGTCATCGAGTTCGACCGCGAGGAGGCGCTCGGCCACGACCCCGACGAGATCGAGGGACTGCTGAGCCAGGGGCAGGACTTCGCGGACGAACTCCACGACCTGGTCGACGAGCGAACCGTCAACGTGCGGCTCGACCCCGAGGCCGAGGACGACTTTTTCAGCACCCAGGAGGGCCACACCACGGTCGCGAACCGCTACGACCTCGAAAAGGAGGTGCCGCTGAAAAAGAAGTCCCACTTCCGCGAGGAGGACCGGTACTGGGTCAACAAGCCCTACTCATTCGTTATCCTGTTCCACTCCGAGAAGGAAAACGAGAAGAAGTACTACGCGATCGAGCCGAACCTGAACGAGATCGAGGAGGAGCTACAGGAGTTTCTCACCGGCAAGCTCCGCACGGCGATCAAGTACGCCGACGAGGAGGTCACCGTCGAGGGCGGCGAGGAGGGCCGGAAGGCGGTCATCGAGAAGGAGACCCGCCGGCTGCTCGAACGGTACGACCTGTTCGACGAGCCGGACAGCGGCAGCCAGGGGTCCTTCGTCGACCAGATCAGGGCGCTCGTGGGGACCGACGACACGGACGACCGCGTCGAGACCGAGGGCGGTCTCGACGGGATATCGGTCCGGCCGGAGCCGGCGATCCTCGCCGACGACCCGGACCAGTTGAACGAGTACCAGGTCGAGAAGCTGCTGTACCTGCTCAAGCGAGACTTCATCGGGTACGAGCGGATCGACCCGATCAAACACGACATCAACGTCGAGGACATCTCCTGTAACGGCTACCACTCGCCGGTGTTCGTCTACCACACCGACTACGAGCAGATCATCTCGAACATCTACCACGGCGAGGAGGAGCTCGACGACTTCGTCGTCAAACTCGCCCAGCGGTCCGGGAAGGGGATCAGCAAGCGGCGGCCGCAGGTCGACGCGACCCTGCCGGACGGCTCCCGCTCACAGCTGACCCTCGGCCGCGAGGTGTCCGACCACGGGACGAACTACACCATCCGCCAGTTCAAGGACGTGCCGTTCACGCCGGTCGACCTCATCAACTGGAACACGTTCTCGCTGGACGAGATGGCGTTCCTCTGGCTCTGTATCGAGAACCACAAGAGCCTGATCTTCGCGGGCGGTACCGCGTCCGGGAAGACGACGAGCCTGAACGCCATCTCGCTGTTCATTCCCTCGAACACGAAGATCGTCTCCATCGAGGACACCCGCGAGGTGGAACTGCCACAGCGCAACTGGATCGCCTCCGTCACCCGGCCATCCTTCTCCGACGACAGTCAGGGCGACGTCGACGAGTTCGACCTGCTGGAGGCCGCGCTCCGCCAGCGCCCCGACTACATCGTCATGGGCGAGATCCGCGGCGAGGAGGGCCGGACGCTGTTCCAGGTCATGTCGACGGGTCACACCACCTACACCACGTTCCACGCCGACTCCGTCGGCGAGGTGCTCAAGCGGTTCACCACCGACCCGATCAACGTCTCGAAGACGATGTTCACGGCGCTGGATCTCGTCTCCATCCAGACCCAGACCCGGGTGCAGGGGAACAAGGTCCGCCGGAACAAGTCGTTGACCGAGATCAACCACTACGACGCCGAGAACGACGAGATCAACGTCCAGGACGTGTACCAGTGGCAGGCCGAGACCGACGAGTTCCTGAAGATGGGGGACTCGAACACCTTAGACGAGATCCAGTTCGACCGCGGGTGGAGCCGCGACAAGCTTGAGGACGAACTGTTCAAGCGCCGCGTCATCCTCGCTTACCTCATCAAGAACGGCCTCAACGAGTACACGAAGGTCGCCGCGACGGTCCAGGCGTTCATCAACGATCCCGAGACGATCCTGACGCTGATCGCGAACGACCAGCTGGAGGAGAGTCTGGAGGACCTCCGCGAGATGGAGTCCGTACTGATCGACGTGGACCCCGAGAAGGAGGCGCTCGTGCCGCGGCCCGACGCGGGCGACGAGATATACAACGAGGCGACCGACATCCTCGAACGCGCCGAGGGGCGGATCTTCGAGGAGTTCCGCGGCGAAGTGCCGAGCGGGCTCGGCAGCGCGCTCTCCGGCGTCAGCGGCGAGGAGGAGCCGACGATCACGGCCGACAGCGCGGACGCGGACGACTTCGAGTTCGGCGGCGACCTCGGCGAGGGGGACGCCGACTTCGGGCTGGGCGACGAGGACGACTTCACGTTCGGAACGTCGGGCGACGACGAGGCCGTCGAGGACGAGGGGCCGGACTGGCTGAGCGACGACGGGTTCGGCGACGAGGACAGCGAAGCCGCGGACGCGTCGGCGGACGCCGACGAGGAACGCACGGACGCGACGACCGACGTCGCCCCGGACGAGGACCGCCCCGCGATCGAAGGGGACGAGTCGGCCGCGGACGGGACGGAAAGCGACGACGAGACGCCCGCGCTCGCCGCGGCCGGCGAGGACGCCGGTCCCTCCCCGGACGATGCGGACGAGACGGCGAGTTCGCCCGACGCCGCCCCGGACGATGCCGCCCTGTCCGAGACCGACGACGCCCCGGCCGACGCGAACACGACCGACGGGGCGGAGGCGCAGTCCGACGCGGCGGCCGGCGACGGCGCGACGTTCACCGACCCGACCGACGACGATGCGGAGGTCGACGCATCACCGGCCCCCGCCGACGGGACGGTGGCCGACGACGAGCCGGTGGACGACGATGACGCAGTGTTCAGCGCCGGACCGAACGAGGACGGACCGTCGGCGGCTGACGGCCCACCGGGGACCGAGGACGGCGAACCGCCGGTCCCGGACGACGCGGAGGACGCGGTCCCCGAGGAGGGCGAGGCTGTGGATCCGGACGACGGCGAGGCCGGCGGGGAAGTCGACGACGACGTGAGCGCGGACGCGGATACCGCGGCGACCGACGGCGCTGCCCCCGGACCGGACGCCGACGGGACGCCGTCCGATACCCCCGACGACGCCGGTCAGTCGCCGTTCGACGCGGACGACGATGACAGCGACGACGGCCCGGTGTTCGGCGGTGACGGCGATACGGACGACGGGCACGCGTTCGGCGACGACGAGGGCGGCTCCGTCTTCGGCGAGAGCGACGACGATTCGGTGTTCGGCGACAGCGGGACCGAAGGCGACGACAGCGACGACGGGGCCGTGTTCGGCGGCGACGAGGAGGACGATACCGATGATTCGATCTTCGGCGACGACGGTGACGGCGAGTCGATCTTCGGCGACGATGGGGACGACGACGGGTCCATCTTCAAGGAGGACGAGGAGTCGATCTTCGGCGAAAGCGACGGCGAGTCGATCTTCAGCCCCGACGACGAGGAGGACGACGAGTCCATCTTCGGCGACGGTGACGAGCAATGA
- a CDS encoding DUF7289 family protein, with amino-acid sequence MRGTDRGVSDMIAFVIIFSLIITSVGITYTFGYSNLTDYQEYEQQRNAERAFVALSNNVGEIEDTHVEARASELRLAGGTLSVSDDTRVAVSTPKRQVMGSRGVGQLTYEYEGTTVAYENGAVFRNGGGSRHIMLSEPRYQCGDSHAMVSVVELLNAENGSLSSDGTAQVLAELDKSSLRYPVNRTGENTTEVDYVDVTVESEKAEAWSDYFGDDSNGWEIVDSNGDEIEVRCGEDGDGDSIDLYVRQTRIDVEYFA; translated from the coding sequence ATGAGAGGAACGGACCGCGGCGTGAGCGACATGATCGCGTTCGTGATCATCTTCTCCCTGATCATCACGAGCGTCGGGATAACGTACACGTTCGGCTACTCCAACCTCACCGACTACCAGGAGTACGAACAGCAGCGAAACGCCGAACGGGCGTTCGTCGCGCTCTCGAACAACGTCGGCGAGATCGAGGACACCCACGTCGAGGCGCGGGCTAGCGAGCTCCGTCTCGCTGGCGGCACGCTCTCGGTGAGCGACGACACGAGGGTCGCCGTCTCGACGCCGAAGCGACAGGTGATGGGATCTCGGGGCGTGGGACAGCTAACCTACGAGTACGAAGGCACCACCGTCGCGTACGAGAACGGGGCGGTCTTCCGCAACGGCGGGGGGAGTCGGCATATCATGCTATCCGAACCCCGATACCAATGTGGGGACTCGCATGCGATGGTGTCGGTTGTGGAACTGCTAAACGCCGAAAACGGGTCACTGAGCAGCGACGGGACCGCACAGGTGCTCGCCGAACTCGACAAGAGTAGTCTCCGGTACCCCGTGAACCGGACCGGCGAGAACACCACCGAAGTCGACTACGTCGACGTGACGGTCGAATCCGAGAAGGCCGAGGCCTGGAGCGACTACTTCGGGGACGACAGCAACGGCTGGGAGATCGTGGACTCGAACGGCGACGAGATCGAGGTCCGCTGTGGTGAGGACGGCGATGGCGACAGCATCGACCTCTACGTCCGCCAGACGCGGATCGACGTGGAGTACTTCGCCTGA
- a CDS encoding DUF7287 family protein has product MIGDERGQTAQDFAVGISVFLLTTAFLFAFLPTIFTPFDEEVTSGDSAQADRVASTFVDGFSADGQVGTLRATDTSEFFDEGNGGDDLRDRYALSTVTRVNVTIRTQNGTVIREVSGTELKRGDDYDGRPSASASRIVTFDSGTICSPTCRLVVRVW; this is encoded by the coding sequence ATGATCGGCGACGAGCGCGGGCAGACGGCCCAGGACTTCGCGGTCGGGATCAGCGTGTTCTTGCTGACGACCGCGTTCCTCTTTGCGTTCCTCCCGACTATCTTCACGCCGTTTGACGAGGAGGTCACCAGTGGCGACTCGGCGCAAGCGGACCGGGTCGCGTCGACGTTCGTCGACGGCTTCTCGGCCGACGGCCAGGTCGGAACGCTACGCGCGACCGACACAAGCGAGTTCTTTGACGAAGGGAACGGCGGCGACGACCTCCGGGACCGATACGCGCTGTCGACGGTCACCCGCGTCAACGTGACGATCCGTACCCAGAACGGGACGGTCATCCGTGAGGTCTCCGGGACCGAACTGAAGCGTGGTGACGACTACGATGGCCGCCCCTCGGCCAGCGCGAGCCGCATCGTCACGTTCGACAGCGGGACCATCTGTAGCCCGACCTGCCGACTGGTGGTGAGGGTGTGGTAA